One part of the Acetoanaerobium sticklandii genome encodes these proteins:
- the pyrR gene encoding bifunctional pyr operon transcriptional regulator/uracil phosphoribosyltransferase PyrR: protein MQEKALIMDDKAMDRAITRIGHEIIEKNKGVDEVALVGIKTRGVPLAKRIAKKIEQIEGKKVTVGELDISLYRDDLSEKADQAVVKESNLGFDVTKKIIVLVDDVLYTGRTVRAALDAIMDVGRPLTIQLAVLIDRGHRELPIRADYVGKNVPTSKLEVIKVSIEDVDGKNYVSINE from the coding sequence ATGCAAGAAAAAGCTCTTATTATGGATGACAAGGCTATGGATAGAGCAATAACTAGAATTGGCCATGAAATTATTGAAAAAAACAAAGGTGTAGATGAGGTAGCTCTAGTAGGAATTAAAACTAGAGGAGTCCCACTTGCCAAGAGAATTGCAAAAAAAATAGAACAAATTGAAGGTAAAAAAGTCACTGTTGGCGAGCTTGATATTTCACTTTATAGAGATGATTTATCTGAAAAAGCTGATCAAGCTGTCGTAAAGGAATCCAATTTGGGATTTGATGTGACAAAAAAAATCATTGTATTAGTAGATGATGTGCTATATACAGGAAGAACTGTAAGAGCAGCACTTGATGCTATTATGGATGTTGGAAGACCTCTTACTATTCAGCTAGCTGTGTTAATCGATAGAGGCCATAGAGAGCTACCGATAAGAGCAGATTATGTAGGAAAGAATGTCCCTACATCAAAGCTAGAGGTTATTAAAGTCAGCATTGAAGATGTTGATGGCAAAAACTATGTTTCAATAAATGAGTAA
- a CDS encoding uracil-xanthine permease family protein, giving the protein MSEKAINVSEVNTQSVSTAFNQLKRIILAAQHLIAMFGATVLVPILTGMNSSVALVCAGIGTLIFHLCTKGKVPVFLGSSFAFIPVIISVGEIYGDLAYAQGGIMVAGMMYVLMSLIVAAIGVDKVKSFFPSQVIGPMIVVIGLNLVPVAFSMASSNFILAGITLATALLITFFGKGFFKQLAIITAVFVGYLLSWQMGVLDTSSITSAGWFGMPAFTMPKFDIGAISIIAPVVLAVFMEHIGDITTNGTVVGKNFMEDPGLNRTLIGDGLATMVAGFLGGPANTTYGENTGVLAITKNYDPSILRITAVIAIVLGTIGKVGGFLQSIPTSVMGGISLMLFSMISLIGVRTIRDSKIKMDIKNIIIMVVILIIGLGGNVGINIAIPVTEQVSIAGLSLAALVGVILNKIIYSVAK; this is encoded by the coding sequence ATGTCAGAAAAAGCTATTAATGTTTCAGAAGTTAACACTCAATCAGTAAGTACAGCATTTAATCAATTAAAAAGAATAATACTTGCAGCTCAGCATCTTATTGCTATGTTTGGCGCTACTGTTTTAGTACCAATATTAACAGGAATGAACAGCTCGGTTGCACTTGTATGTGCCGGTATTGGAACCCTTATTTTTCATTTATGTACAAAGGGTAAAGTGCCGGTATTTTTAGGTTCAAGTTTTGCTTTTATACCTGTTATTATATCAGTTGGCGAAATATATGGAGATTTAGCATATGCTCAAGGTGGAATAATGGTTGCAGGGATGATGTATGTACTTATGTCTCTAATCGTAGCAGCTATAGGAGTAGATAAAGTTAAAAGCTTTTTTCCATCTCAAGTTATAGGGCCGATGATAGTAGTTATAGGTTTAAATCTAGTACCAGTAGCATTTTCAATGGCATCAAGTAATTTCATATTAGCTGGAATTACACTTGCAACTGCACTTTTAATTACATTTTTCGGTAAGGGATTTTTTAAGCAACTTGCTATTATTACAGCGGTATTTGTAGGATATTTATTATCTTGGCAGATGGGAGTTTTAGATACAAGTTCTATTACAAGTGCAGGATGGTTCGGTATGCCAGCATTTACAATGCCTAAATTTGATATAGGAGCTATATCGATAATTGCACCAGTTGTATTAGCGGTGTTTATGGAGCATATAGGAGACATTACAACTAATGGAACAGTGGTTGGAAAAAACTTCATGGAAGATCCAGGGCTAAACAGAACTTTAATTGGTGATGGACTGGCTACAATGGTTGCTGGATTTTTAGGAGGACCTGCAAATACTACTTATGGAGAAAACACAGGAGTACTTGCAATAACTAAAAACTACGACCCTTCTATACTTAGAATTACAGCTGTTATAGCAATAGTTTTAGGTACTATAGGAAAAGTAGGAGGCTTCCTTCAAAGTATTCCTACCTCAGTAATGGGTGGAATATCACTTATGTTATTTAGTATGATTTCACTTATTGGTGTTAGAACAATAAGAGATAGTAAGATTAAAATGGATATAAAGAATATTATAATAATGGTTGTTATTTTGATAATAGGTCTAGGTGGGAATGTTGGAATCAATATTGCAATCCCTGTAACTGAGCAAGTTAGTATAGCAGGACTTAGCTTAGCGGCTTTAGTTGGAGTAATTCTTAATAAAATAATATATAGTGTAGCGAAATAG
- a CDS encoding LysR family transcriptional regulator, giving the protein MLDSRIYTFLKLCDVMNYRITAEELNMTQPAVTQHIKFLENYYGCNFFKYSSRKLSKTPEGVLFEAYLRSADYNQATIKNQLSKKIKQAIRIGATKTIGDYVITDNIIELLNTKDIDLSLYVDNTSNLLDALNHKKISLALIEGFFDKAHYEYKLLREEAFIGICAKNHSFAGKEVPIESLFDENLIIREEGSGTRAILEQILINNNHSLDSFKTTTCISSFEVIKKLVIYEAGISFVYNAVAKSDSNLMTFKIKNNHITREFNFVYLKNTDANKYISYFE; this is encoded by the coding sequence GTGTTAGATAGCAGAATATATACATTTTTAAAGCTCTGCGATGTTATGAATTATAGGATTACTGCCGAGGAGCTTAATATGACTCAGCCTGCTGTGACTCAACATATTAAGTTTCTGGAAAACTATTACGGATGTAATTTTTTTAAATACAGCTCAAGAAAATTATCCAAAACTCCTGAGGGAGTATTATTTGAAGCTTATTTAAGATCTGCTGACTATAACCAAGCTACTATAAAAAACCAGCTTTCTAAGAAAATCAAGCAAGCTATACGCATAGGCGCTACAAAAACAATTGGAGATTATGTAATAACAGATAACATTATAGAGCTATTAAATACTAAAGATATTGATTTGTCTCTTTATGTTGATAATACTAGCAATTTACTTGATGCTTTAAATCACAAAAAAATTTCATTGGCTTTAATAGAGGGTTTTTTTGACAAGGCTCACTACGAATATAAACTGCTAAGAGAAGAAGCCTTTATAGGAATCTGTGCTAAAAACCATTCCTTTGCAGGCAAAGAAGTACCTATCGAATCATTATTTGATGAGAATCTTATAATTAGAGAAGAAGGTTCTGGCACTAGAGCAATTCTAGAACAAATCTTAATAAACAATAATCATTCTCTTGATTCATTTAAAACTACAACTTGTATCAGCAGCTTTGAGGTTATAAAAAAGCTTGTTATTTACGAAGCTGGAATTTCATTTGTTTATAATGCTGTTGCAAAAAGCGATTCTAATCTTATGACCTTCAAAATAAAAAATAATCATATAACAAGAGAATTTAATTTTGTGTATCTTAAAAATACTGATGCTAATAAATATATATCCTATTTCGAATGA
- a CDS encoding RluA family pseudouridine synthase translates to MIEEKKYFIVDEEEEDLRLDVFISSALSDLSRTYIQSLIKDKKVTVNDKIEKSSYKVAQLDNICILIPPAKELVIEAEDIPIEILYEDEDLAVVYKERGMVVHPGAGNANHTLVNALMYHFKGQLSSINGIIRPGIVHRIDKDTSGLLMIAKSDIAHRGLSEQLKEHTVQRTYTFICHGNIKADEFTIDAPIGRNPRDRMKMAVVSDGKHAVTHITKIKSNENYSYAMANLETGRTHQIRVHMASKGLPLVGDTLYGPHNSKFKAQGQLLHAKTLGFVHPVTGEFMLFEKEEPEIFKSFLQRFLLD, encoded by the coding sequence ATGATAGAAGAAAAAAAATATTTTATAGTGGATGAGGAAGAAGAGGACTTAAGACTAGATGTGTTTATCTCATCTGCGCTTAGTGATTTATCTAGAACCTATATCCAGTCGCTCATAAAAGATAAAAAAGTTACGGTGAATGATAAGATAGAAAAATCGAGCTACAAGGTTGCTCAATTAGATAACATTTGCATTTTAATTCCTCCAGCAAAAGAGCTAGTTATCGAAGCAGAGGATATTCCTATAGAAATTTTATATGAAGATGAAGATTTAGCTGTTGTATATAAGGAAAGAGGAATGGTAGTTCATCCTGGAGCTGGAAATGCAAATCATACCCTTGTAAATGCTCTTATGTATCATTTCAAAGGACAGCTTTCGTCTATAAATGGAATAATTCGCCCTGGAATAGTACATAGGATTGACAAGGATACATCTGGACTACTTATGATTGCTAAAAGTGATATAGCTCATAGAGGACTAAGTGAGCAGCTTAAGGAGCACACAGTTCAAAGAACGTATACCTTTATATGTCATGGCAATATAAAGGCAGATGAATTTACAATAGATGCACCAATAGGAAGAAATCCAAGAGACAGAATGAAAATGGCTGTAGTCAGCGATGGCAAGCATGCGGTTACTCATATAACAAAAATAAAGTCTAACGAAAACTATTCGTATGCTATGGCAAATTTAGAAACAGGACGAACTCATCAGATTAGAGTGCATATGGCAAGTAAAGGGCTTCCACTTGTTGGGGACACCCTATATGGTCCTCATAACTCTAAGTTTAAAGCCCAAGGACAGCTTCTTCATGCTAAGACTCTTGGCTTTGTTCATCCAGTAACTGGTGAGTTTATGTTATTTGAAAAAGAAGAGCCAGAAATTTTTAAATCATTTTTGCAAAGATTTTTACTTGATTAA
- the trpS gene encoding tryptophan--tRNA ligase, which produces MEGLQLDKKTIFSGMQPSGKLTLGNYLGAMKNWVALQDEYNCYYCVVDLHAITVPQVPKDLRKTTLDVLAQYIASGIDPEKNTLFIQSHVPEHAELSWVLNTMTYMGELNRMTQFKEKSQKKAENLNAGLFTYPVLMAADILLYSTDLVPVGEDQKQHLELARDLSQRFNSRYSDTFIVPEGFIPKEGARIMSLQEPSQKMSKSDENPNATILMLDSADAITNKIKRAVTDSIGIVAYNDEQKGIKNLINIYSTFTGESTEAIVSKYEGKGYGDFKRETAEVIVEGLRPVREKYEYLMENKDYLEEIYAKGAAKAHNKARKTLDKVYRKVGFVQAKRFE; this is translated from the coding sequence ATGGAGGGATTACAATTGGATAAAAAAACTATATTTAGCGGCATGCAGCCATCTGGAAAACTAACTCTTGGAAATTATCTAGGAGCTATGAAAAATTGGGTAGCATTACAAGATGAATATAATTGTTATTACTGCGTTGTAGACCTTCATGCCATAACAGTTCCACAAGTTCCAAAGGATTTGAGAAAAACGACTTTAGATGTGCTAGCTCAGTACATTGCAAGTGGAATTGATCCTGAGAAAAACACTTTATTTATTCAATCTCATGTGCCTGAGCATGCTGAGCTTTCATGGGTGTTAAATACTATGACCTATATGGGCGAGTTAAATAGAATGACTCAGTTCAAAGAAAAATCTCAGAAAAAAGCTGAGAATTTAAACGCAGGTTTATTTACCTACCCTGTACTTATGGCTGCGGATATACTACTATATTCAACTGACCTAGTTCCTGTTGGTGAGGACCAAAAACAGCACTTAGAGCTTGCAAGAGACTTGTCACAGAGATTCAACTCAAGATACAGCGATACCTTTATAGTTCCAGAAGGTTTTATACCTAAAGAGGGAGCTAGAATAATGAGTCTTCAGGAGCCGAGCCAAAAAATGTCAAAATCAGATGAGAATCCTAATGCTACGATTCTCATGTTAGATTCAGCCGATGCTATCACAAACAAAATAAAAAGAGCTGTAACTGATTCTATAGGGATTGTTGCGTATAACGATGAGCAAAAAGGGATAAAGAATCTCATTAACATATATTCAACCTTCACAGGGGAGTCTACGGAAGCTATAGTAAGTAAATACGAGGGTAAAGGCTATGGTGACTTTAAGCGAGAGACAGCAGAAGTAATAGTTGAGGGACTAAGACCTGTAAGAGAAAAATACGAATATCTTATGGAGAATAAAGACTATCTAGAGGAAATTTATGCAAAAGGTGCGGCAAAGGCACATAATAAGGCTAGAAAAACTTTAGATAAGGTTTATAGAAAAGTAGGATTTGTTCAAGCTAAAAGATTTGAATAG
- the lspA gene encoding signal peptidase II, whose product MYFTLISILIIIDQAIKWISRTKLTKFESYPVIDGFFHFTYVENRGAAFGMLQNKTWFFVLITLVVVGYMIYFTKKNKNIDKKLTFVLSIITAGAIGNLIDRIWLGFVVDMFDFRGIWQFVFNFADICVVVGGILLIFLIIKDKEILEKI is encoded by the coding sequence ATGTACTTTACATTAATTAGCATTCTAATAATAATAGACCAAGCTATAAAATGGATTTCTAGAACAAAGCTCACAAAATTTGAATCATATCCTGTAATTGATGGTTTTTTTCATTTTACCTATGTAGAAAACAGAGGAGCAGCTTTTGGAATGCTTCAAAATAAAACATGGTTTTTTGTTTTAATAACATTGGTAGTTGTAGGCTACATGATTTATTTTACTAAAAAAAATAAAAATATAGATAAAAAGCTAACCTTTGTTTTAAGCATAATAACTGCTGGGGCTATAGGAAATCTAATTGACAGAATATGGCTTGGATTTGTAGTTGATATGTTTGATTTTAGAGGTATTTGGCAGTTTGTATTCAATTTTGCTGATATTTGCGTTGTAGTCGGTGGGATATTGCTCATTTTTTTAATTATTAAGGACAAAGAAATTTTGGAGAAAATATGA
- a CDS encoding 5'-methylthioadenosine/adenosylhomocysteine nucleosidase, giving the protein MNKFGIIGAMEEEITLVKELMNDIRVSEVAGLTFYMGRINDTDLVVVRSGIGKVNAAMCTQILIDRFEVKAIINIGVAGAIADDLEIGDIVLSTKLIEHDFDVTAFGHKKGVIPRMDSSIFIADDKLIDMASVAAKDLKDVYVKKGIVVSGDVFVSSSELKDALQAEFNADCAEMEGAAIAHVCMLNKMPFLVIRAMSDKANGEAPSNFDEFVFESAKNSKKLILNMLTK; this is encoded by the coding sequence ATGAATAAGTTTGGCATAATAGGAGCAATGGAAGAAGAAATAACTCTAGTGAAAGAGCTCATGAATGATATAAGAGTTTCAGAAGTAGCTGGACTTACATTCTATATGGGGAGAATCAATGACACTGATTTAGTCGTGGTTCGTTCAGGCATTGGAAAAGTAAATGCGGCTATGTGCACTCAAATACTTATAGATAGATTTGAAGTTAAGGCTATTATAAATATAGGAGTAGCTGGAGCTATAGCTGATGATTTAGAAATAGGAGATATAGTATTATCGACGAAGCTTATTGAGCATGACTTTGATGTTACTGCTTTTGGACATAAAAAAGGTGTGATTCCGAGAATGGATTCGAGCATATTTATAGCTGATGATAAGCTAATAGATATGGCATCTGTTGCGGCAAAGGATTTAAAGGATGTATATGTAAAAAAAGGCATAGTAGTTTCGGGAGACGTGTTTGTTTCTTCTTCTGAGCTTAAAGATGCTCTTCAAGCAGAATTTAATGCAGACTGCGCAGAAATGGAAGGAGCAGCAATAGCTCATGTTTGTATGCTTAATAAAATGCCATTTTTAGTAATAAGAGCTATGAGTGATAAAGCAAACGGTGAGGCACCAAGTAATTTCGATGAGTTTGTATTTGAATCAGCAAAGAATTCAAAAAAACTTATACTCAATATGCTAACTAAGTAG
- a CDS encoding arsenate reductase ArsC: MKYKLAFVCVHNSCRSQMAEGWAKELGSDIFEVYSAGTQEYHEVKPLAVEVMKEAGVDIGSHKPKLLSDIPYELDILITMGCNVVCPFVPNKFMQDWGLDDPSGGPIDGYRTTRDIIKQKVEELIEKVKSKEIQL; encoded by the coding sequence ATGAAGTATAAATTAGCATTTGTTTGTGTTCACAATTCGTGTAGAAGCCAAATGGCAGAAGGCTGGGCAAAGGAATTAGGCTCTGATATTTTTGAAGTGTACTCAGCTGGAACACAGGAGTATCATGAAGTAAAGCCACTAGCCGTAGAAGTGATGAAAGAAGCTGGGGTAGATATAGGTAGTCATAAACCCAAACTGCTATCAGACATACCTTATGAATTAGACATATTAATTACTATGGGTTGCAATGTAGTTTGTCCTTTTGTACCGAATAAGTTTATGCAGGATTGGGGACTTGATGACCCTTCAGGAGGACCTATCGATGGCTATAGGACGACTAGAGATATTATAAAGCAAAAAGTAGAGGAACTAATAGAAAAAGTAAAATCCAAGGAAATTCAATTATAA